In Blautia wexlerae DSM 19850, a single window of DNA contains:
- a CDS encoding NADH-quinone oxidoreductase subunit NuoF: MIQNKEVLEQIREEAVKELNSYDCRILVCSGTGCVATGSQKIYEKFMEIAKDAPGVTIEFGPHDKDAHVGVKKTGCQGVCELGPLVRIQKGDDVIQYTKVQIEDCQEIFEKSVQGNETIERLLYQKGGKVSRGPEDIPFIAKQTRIVLKNCGKFDAESLNEYIASGGFQALEKAMFEMDPDLVIDQVDKSGIRGRGGGGFPAGKKWIQVARQADPVHYVVCNGDEGDPGAFMDGSVMEGDPYRLIEGMMLAAYAVRAQHGYIYVRAEYPQSVARLKHAIAVLEEVGLLGDDILGTGFSFHMHINRGAGAFVCGEGSALTASIEGSRGMPRVKPPRTVEQGLWAKPTVLNNVETYANIPEIILKGADWYRSIGTEGSPGTKTFSLTGSIENTGLIEVPMGTTLREIIFDIGGGLKSGAAFKAVQIGGPSGGCLTEEHLDVPLDFDSVKKYGAIVGSGGLVVMDEHTCMVEVARFFMGFTQRESCGKCGPCRIGTKRMLEILERIVDGKGEVEDLDKLEHLGNFIKDRSLCGLGKSAPLPVLSTLRNFRDEYVEHIVDKKCAAHVCKAMRSYVIDPEKCKGCTKCARNCPVGAITGNKKEPHSIDTSKCIKCGTCLENCVFGAISVN, translated from the coding sequence ATGATCCAGAATAAGGAAGTATTGGAGCAGATCAGAGAAGAAGCTGTGAAAGAACTTAATTCTTATGACTGTCGTATTCTTGTCTGTTCAGGTACCGGATGTGTGGCAACCGGTTCTCAGAAAATCTATGAGAAATTCATGGAGATTGCCAAAGATGCTCCGGGAGTTACCATTGAGTTTGGACCTCATGACAAAGATGCACATGTAGGTGTAAAGAAAACAGGATGTCAGGGTGTCTGTGAGCTTGGACCACTTGTTCGTATCCAGAAAGGCGACGATGTGATCCAGTATACGAAGGTTCAGATCGAAGACTGCCAGGAGATTTTTGAGAAGAGTGTTCAGGGTAATGAGACTATCGAGAGACTGCTTTATCAGAAAGGCGGTAAAGTAAGCCGCGGACCGGAAGATATTCCGTTTATCGCGAAACAGACCCGTATTGTTTTGAAGAACTGTGGTAAGTTTGATGCAGAATCTCTGAATGAGTACATAGCAAGCGGCGGTTTCCAGGCTCTGGAGAAAGCAATGTTTGAGATGGATCCGGATCTGGTTATTGATCAGGTTGATAAATCCGGTATCCGCGGACGTGGTGGCGGCGGCTTCCCGGCAGGTAAGAAATGGATTCAGGTAGCACGCCAGGCTGATCCTGTTCATTATGTGGTTTGTAACGGTGATGAGGGTGACCCGGGAGCATTTATGGATGGTTCTGTAATGGAAGGTGATCCTTACCGTCTGATCGAGGGTATGATGCTTGCAGCTTACGCAGTAAGAGCACAGCATGGTTATATTTATGTACGTGCGGAGTATCCTCAGTCTGTAGCACGACTGAAACACGCTATCGCAGTTCTGGAAGAAGTGGGACTGTTAGGCGATGACATCCTTGGAACAGGATTTTCCTTCCATATGCATATCAATCGTGGTGCAGGAGCTTTCGTATGTGGCGAGGGTTCTGCCCTGACTGCATCTATCGAAGGAAGCAGAGGCATGCCCCGTGTAAAACCGCCCCGTACAGTTGAACAGGGATTATGGGCGAAACCTACTGTTCTGAATAACGTAGAAACTTATGCAAATATTCCGGAGATTATTCTCAAAGGTGCAGATTGGTACAGAAGTATCGGTACAGAGGGATCACCTGGAACAAAAACCTTCTCACTGACAGGTTCTATTGAGAATACAGGTCTGATCGAGGTCCCGATGGGAACAACCTTAAGAGAAATCATTTTTGATATCGGCGGAGGACTGAAATCCGGTGCTGCGTTTAAGGCTGTTCAGATCGGTGGACCATCCGGTGGATGTCTGACAGAAGAACATTTGGATGTACCTCTTGATTTCGACTCTGTTAAGAAATATGGTGCGATCGTTGGTTCCGGTGGTCTGGTAGTTATGGATGAACATACCTGTATGGTAGAGGTTGCACGTTTCTTTATGGGCTTCACCCAGAGAGAATCCTGCGGTAAATGTGGTCCCTGCCGTATCGGCACCAAGCGTATGCTTGAAATCCTTGAGAGGATCGTAGACGGAAAGGGTGAAGTAGAGGATCTGGATAAACTGGAGCATCTTGGAAACTTTATCAAGGACCGTTCACTCTGCGGACTTGGAAAGAGTGCACCGCTTCCTGTACTTTCCACATTAAGAAACTTCAGAGATGAATATGTAGAGCATATTGTTGATAAAAAGTGCGCGGCTCATGTATGTAAGGCAATGCGTTCTTATGTGATCGATCCTGAGAAATGTAAAGGATGTACCAAGTGTGCGAGAAACTGTCCGGTTGGTGCGATCACAGGCAATAAGAAAGAGCCTCACAGCATTGATACCTCCAAGTGTATTAAGTGCGGAACATGTCTGGAAAATTGTGTATTCGGCGCAATTTCTGTGAATTAA
- the glp gene encoding gephyrin-like molybdotransferase Glp yields the protein MEGISVEQAVEQILQHTPVINETEETELNKAGGRILEQDMVAGFDNPPFDRSPVDGYACKAEDLAGAAKEHPVRLKVMEEIDAGQYSEREIQQGQAVRIMTGAAIPNGCNCCIYQEDTDYGEDTVEVYSEQKRWSNYCFAGEDFKKGTTLLKKGTHIGYVEAAILAGMGVAKVPVYRQPRIVLLTTGDEVVEPGIPLPEGKIYNSNMTMLSARLRELGIESFHMEAVKDDPTVMSEKLKEAAKAADMIITTGGVSVGKKDIMHESLRLMGAERIFWRVKMKPGMPTLFSAYKKTSDITATDHCASEREIPIISLSGNPFGVAVSIELLIRPALEKMMQDPSIGLKEVNGIMADNFEKGIKGRRFIRAYLENGKFHLPNGLHSNGVLSSMAGCNCLIDTKTMENQESRSLNAGDKVGAILL from the coding sequence GTGGAGGGAATCAGTGTAGAACAGGCAGTGGAACAGATTCTGCAGCATACGCCTGTAATAAACGAGACAGAAGAAACAGAACTGAATAAAGCAGGGGGAAGAATCCTGGAGCAGGATATGGTGGCAGGGTTTGACAATCCTCCTTTTGACCGCTCTCCGGTAGATGGCTATGCGTGTAAGGCAGAGGACCTTGCAGGTGCCGCTAAAGAGCATCCAGTGAGGCTGAAAGTCATGGAAGAGATTGATGCCGGACAGTATTCGGAAAGAGAAATCCAGCAGGGACAGGCAGTGCGCATTATGACAGGTGCTGCAATACCCAATGGCTGCAATTGCTGTATTTATCAGGAGGATACCGATTATGGCGAAGATACGGTAGAAGTTTACAGCGAACAGAAGCGATGGAGTAATTATTGCTTCGCAGGAGAGGATTTCAAAAAAGGAACTACACTTCTGAAAAAAGGAACACATATCGGATATGTGGAGGCAGCAATTCTGGCCGGAATGGGAGTGGCGAAAGTGCCGGTTTACCGTCAGCCGAGAATCGTGCTTCTGACTACAGGAGATGAGGTGGTAGAACCGGGAATTCCATTGCCGGAAGGAAAAATTTACAACAGCAATATGACCATGCTGTCTGCCAGACTGCGTGAACTGGGAATCGAATCTTTCCATATGGAAGCAGTCAAAGATGATCCGACGGTTATGTCTGAGAAATTAAAAGAAGCAGCAAAAGCGGCAGATATGATCATCACTACGGGAGGTGTATCTGTAGGCAAGAAGGACATTATGCATGAGTCCCTGAGACTGATGGGGGCAGAGCGGATTTTCTGGAGGGTAAAGATGAAACCGGGAATGCCTACACTGTTTTCTGCATATAAAAAGACTTCCGATATAACTGCAACAGATCATTGCGCTTCAGAAAGAGAGATTCCGATCATCAGTCTCTCCGGAAATCCTTTTGGTGTTGCAGTCAGCATAGAACTTTTGATTCGTCCTGCACTGGAAAAAATGATGCAGGATCCATCAATCGGTCTGAAAGAAGTAAATGGCATTATGGCTGATAACTTTGAAAAAGGAATCAAGGGCCGCCGCTTTATCCGGGCATATCTGGAAAATGGAAAATTTCATCTTCCCAATGGTCTTCACTCTAACGGAGTCCTCAGTTCCATGGCCGGCTGCAATTGCCTGATTGATACAAAAACCATGGAAAATCAGGAAAGCAGAAGCCTGAACGCAGGGGATAAAGTGGGCGCGATTTTGCTTTGA
- a CDS encoding MOSC domain-containing protein → MAKILCVCISKERKTCSQNIHECEADLQGLVGDVHYGMGGRKQVSLLPYEKVKEYFEQSEEEFRYGRFGENLLVEGIDWNSIAEGNRFRCGDVLLEAVRIGAGGPASDAYKGEKVCTPMEPWFVFCQILEAGRLREGEIILQQR, encoded by the coding sequence ATGGCGAAGATATTATGTGTATGCATCAGTAAGGAACGCAAGACCTGCTCGCAGAACATTCATGAATGCGAAGCTGATCTGCAGGGACTTGTGGGAGATGTGCATTATGGAATGGGCGGAAGAAAGCAGGTCAGTCTTCTTCCTTATGAGAAGGTAAAAGAATATTTCGAACAGTCCGAAGAAGAATTCAGATATGGCCGGTTTGGAGAAAATCTCCTTGTGGAAGGGATTGACTGGAACAGTATTGCGGAGGGGAACAGATTTCGTTGTGGAGATGTACTTCTGGAAGCAGTCAGGATCGGTGCGGGCGGTCCTGCATCAGATGCTTATAAGGGAGAAAAGGTATGCACGCCCATGGAACCCTGGTTTGTATTCTGTCAGATTCTGGAGGCAGGGAGGCTGAGAGAAGGAGAAATCATTCTCCAACAGAGATGA
- a CDS encoding [Fe-Fe] hydrogenase large subunit C-terminal domain-containing protein yields MQRFQSILQFKKVSCKNCYKCVRNCPVKAIRVHDHQARIIESQCIYCEKCILVCPQDAKEEQNMIPAICNAMENKTQVIASLHPAYLARFGVTGINGIREAMKKLGFADAADAAEGASLMISQYRALFAEQKEPGIMISSACPVIVQLVKKHYPHLLGNLVQSASMMQFHASYLKKKYPKAEIVYVSPCISAMSELRDSGNEVDYVITLEELVQWMKKEGISITEKEPEQIAYRSREIAIADGLTDLLGAVKGIRRLSVSGMEQCREVLEELHPEDFENCFLEMYACSGGCVAGPSFQMKKGHYLADVLAVKNAAFGKDFHREQGDYELPGFELRKNFGYCSAQEQEEVSEEEIRDALAEMGKFSPKDELNCGACGYNTCREKAIAIIQNKAEVAMCIPYMRAKQESYSNKVFNAMPGLLVTVDYNLKIIQMNEAASKLFNMPKRRRLIGKPVSEIMDDYSLASILAFERNLMQDEIYLEDQKCYLDRVMTNDKENKMILCIMKDITKERKHKDQIHNAQIEAARMADKLVEEQLKIVQQIAGLLGETAADTKVAVEKLKNTILLESEEENEKK; encoded by the coding sequence ATGCAGAGATTTCAGTCAATCCTTCAGTTTAAAAAAGTCAGTTGTAAAAATTGTTACAAATGTGTCCGGAACTGCCCGGTCAAGGCGATACGTGTTCATGATCATCAGGCCAGGATCATAGAAAGTCAGTGTATTTACTGTGAGAAGTGTATCCTTGTCTGCCCGCAGGATGCCAAGGAAGAGCAGAATATGATTCCTGCAATCTGCAATGCAATGGAGAATAAGACGCAGGTTATAGCCTCTCTTCATCCAGCATATCTGGCACGTTTTGGGGTAACCGGTATCAATGGAATAAGGGAAGCGATGAAGAAGCTGGGATTTGCAGATGCAGCGGATGCAGCAGAAGGTGCAAGCCTGATGATTTCGCAGTACAGAGCACTTTTTGCGGAACAGAAAGAGCCGGGAATAATGATCTCTTCTGCCTGCCCTGTAATCGTACAGCTTGTCAAGAAACACTATCCGCATCTTCTGGGAAATCTGGTACAGTCTGCCTCTATGATGCAGTTTCATGCCAGTTATCTGAAAAAAAAATATCCGAAGGCAGAGATTGTCTATGTAAGTCCCTGTATTTCAGCTATGTCAGAGTTGAGAGACTCAGGAAATGAAGTGGATTATGTGATCACATTGGAAGAGTTGGTGCAATGGATGAAAAAAGAAGGGATTTCCATAACTGAGAAAGAACCTGAGCAGATTGCCTACCGTTCCAGAGAAATCGCCATTGCGGATGGTTTAACAGACCTGCTTGGGGCTGTAAAGGGAATCCGCAGGCTTTCTGTAAGTGGGATGGAGCAGTGCAGGGAGGTTCTGGAAGAACTTCATCCGGAGGATTTTGAAAATTGCTTTCTTGAGATGTATGCATGCAGCGGCGGCTGTGTGGCAGGTCCTTCTTTCCAGATGAAGAAGGGACATTATCTGGCAGATGTTCTGGCAGTGAAGAATGCAGCCTTTGGAAAAGATTTTCACAGGGAGCAGGGAGACTATGAACTTCCGGGATTTGAATTGAGAAAGAATTTCGGTTACTGTTCTGCGCAGGAACAGGAAGAGGTTTCAGAGGAAGAAATCAGGGATGCTCTGGCGGAAATGGGAAAATTTTCTCCAAAGGATGAATTAAACTGCGGTGCCTGTGGGTATAACACATGCAGGGAAAAGGCAATTGCCATTATCCAGAATAAGGCTGAGGTTGCCATGTGTATTCCATATATGCGGGCAAAACAGGAAAGTTACTCCAATAAAGTCTTTAATGCCATGCCCGGACTTCTGGTAACTGTGGATTATAATCTGAAGATCATTCAGATGAATGAGGCGGCGTCCAAATTGTTCAATATGCCGAAAAGGCGGCGCCTGATCGGGAAACCGGTATCGGAGATCATGGATGATTACAGTCTGGCGAGTATACTGGCTTTTGAACGGAATCTGATGCAGGATGAGATTTATCTGGAGGATCAGAAATGTTATCTGGATCGCGTAATGACGAATGATAAAGAAAATAAAATGATTCTCTGCATTATGAAGGATATTACAAAGGAGCGGAAACATAAAGATCAGATTCATAATGCCCAGATTGAAGCTGCGCGTATGGCAGATAAGCTGGTAGAAGAACAGCTGAAGATCGTGCAGCAGATCGCCGGACTTCTTGGAGAAACTGCTGCGGACACCAAAGTGGCAGTAGAAAAACTGAAAAATACCATACTTCTGGAGAGTGAAGAAGAGAATGAAAAGAAATAA
- a CDS encoding PP2C family protein-serine/threonine phosphatase has protein sequence MKKRMKRNKHHGLNVEFDSLCMDFGHVSLNKKKEFLCGDCYKIEENDKDHVLVLSDGLGSGVKANILSTLTATMLSTMIINQVELDEAVRAVAKTLPVCSVRNLAYATFTVLNFQGKQVSLYQFDNPDAILIRDGKLFDYPVETSMIEEKEIHKSCFELKDEDMLIIMSDGVTNAGMGKTTNGGWGRDDVMAFCRAKYHKGMSAQEMAGYLAEASLDLNLNETDDDITAIVLRMRHKQVVNLMIGPPSKEEHDERYLKSFFDSEGYHVICGGTTAQCAARYLDKELISLSETACGDVPAYYKLEGTELVTEGFLTIEHLLEYCEEWMEDRLSFNRLKRKKDAAALLGVMLFEQATDINFYFGGAINKSNVELGITEKRKEQAAEELVEHLQNAGKNVNIAFWAI, from the coding sequence GTGAAGAAGAGAATGAAAAGAAATAAGCATCATGGACTGAATGTGGAATTTGACAGCTTATGCATGGATTTTGGTCATGTGAGCCTGAATAAAAAGAAAGAATTTCTCTGTGGGGACTGCTATAAGATTGAAGAAAATGATAAAGACCATGTTCTGGTGCTTTCTGACGGACTTGGGAGCGGAGTAAAGGCGAATATCCTTTCCACGCTGACTGCAACCATGCTCAGTACTATGATCATTAATCAGGTGGAACTGGATGAGGCAGTGCGTGCAGTGGCGAAAACGCTTCCTGTGTGCAGTGTGAGAAATCTGGCATATGCCACTTTTACAGTGCTGAATTTTCAGGGGAAACAGGTAAGTCTTTATCAGTTTGATAATCCGGATGCAATTCTGATCCGGGATGGCAAGCTCTTTGATTATCCGGTGGAGACAAGTATGATCGAAGAGAAGGAAATCCATAAAAGCTGTTTTGAACTGAAAGATGAGGATATGCTGATCATTATGTCCGACGGTGTCACCAATGCAGGAATGGGAAAAACTACCAACGGCGGCTGGGGAAGAGATGATGTAATGGCTTTCTGTAGGGCAAAGTACCATAAAGGGATGAGCGCACAGGAGATGGCAGGCTATCTGGCAGAGGCCAGCCTGGATCTGAATCTGAATGAAACGGATGATGATATTACAGCCATTGTCCTGCGGATGCGGCATAAACAGGTGGTAAACCTTATGATCGGCCCGCCAAGTAAGGAGGAGCATGATGAGCGATATCTGAAGTCCTTTTTCGATTCAGAGGGATATCATGTAATCTGCGGCGGAACTACTGCACAGTGTGCTGCCAGATATCTGGATAAAGAGCTGATCTCTCTTAGTGAAACTGCCTGCGGAGACGTTCCTGCCTATTATAAGCTGGAAGGTACAGAGCTGGTGACAGAGGGATTTCTTACGATTGAACATTTGCTTGAATATTGTGAAGAATGGATGGAGGACAGGCTGTCCTTTAACAGGCTGAAACGAAAAAAAGATGCGGCAGCATTGCTTGGTGTGATGCTGTTTGAGCAGGCAACGGATATTAATTTCTACTTTGGTGGTGCTATCAATAAGAGTAACGTGGAACTGGGAATCACAGAAAAAAGGAAAGAACAGGCAGCAGAAGAACTTGTGGAGCATCTGCAGAATGCAGGAAAGAATGTGAATATTGCATTCTGGGCGATCTGA
- a CDS encoding complex I 24 kDa subunit family protein: protein MLDQSFYQKADEIIAFYGKKPASLIPIMQDIQGVYRYLPEELLTYVAEQIGVTEAKAFSVATFYENFSFDAKGKYVIKVCDGTACHVRKSIPVLEELYKKLGLSKTKKTTDDMMFTVETVSCLGACGLAPTMMVNEEVYPRMTPEKADELIDKLRGGEQG, encoded by the coding sequence ATGCTAGATCAGTCATTTTATCAGAAAGCGGATGAGATCATTGCTTTCTATGGTAAAAAGCCGGCATCACTGATTCCGATCATGCAGGATATTCAGGGGGTGTACAGATATCTCCCGGAAGAATTGCTTACATATGTTGCGGAGCAGATCGGTGTGACAGAAGCGAAAGCGTTCAGTGTTGCCACATTTTATGAGAATTTCTCATTTGATGCGAAAGGTAAATATGTGATCAAGGTCTGTGACGGAACAGCCTGTCATGTAAGAAAATCAATACCGGTTCTGGAGGAACTTTATAAGAAACTGGGGCTGTCAAAGACAAAGAAGACGACAGACGATATGATGTTTACTGTGGAAACAGTTTCCTGTCTTGGTGCCTGCGGACTTGCACCGACTATGATGGTCAATGAAGAGGTATATCCGAGAATGACTCCGGAGAAGGCAGATGAGCTGATTGATAAACTGAGAGGGGGCGAACAGGGATGA
- the fdhF gene encoding formate dehydrogenase subunit alpha — protein MIHLTIDGIPVEVEKGTTILQAARQIGVEIPTLCYLEDVLPDGSCRLCVVEVTNNGRTKFDTACTLRCSEGDEVQTMSEKVVAYRKDTLDLLLSDHRVHCFSCEANGDCKLQDYCFEYGVTETSYPGEMKDMPIDDTNKFFTYDPSLCILCHRCVNTCKEIVGRGAIDTMDRGFQSVIGAHYKHKWNEGICESCGNCVQACPTGALTMKRRKKYRPYQIDKKVLTTCPHCATGCQYYLLVKDGKIVDTEAVNGPSNKGLLCVKGRSGCFDFVQSPERIKYPLIKNKETGEFERATWDEALDLVASKFMEIRKQYGSDSLAGFACSRSPNEDIYMVQKMVRCCFGTNNTDNCARVCHSASVAGLAMTLGSGAMTNPIEDITKNADLIMLVGSNPEEAHPVVGMQIRQAIKRGCKLIVVDPRDIGLAKKADIHLKLKPGTNVAFANGIMNVILSEGLQDDKFIAERTEGFEELKEIVKDYTPEKVAEICHIDADDLRKAAIMYAKADRAPIIYCLGVTEHSTGTEGVMSMSNMAMMVGKLGREGCGVNPLRGQNNVQGACDMGAQPNVYPGYQKVTDPAVREKFEKAWGVKLDPNIGTHATDVFPKAITGEIKGLYIYGEDPVVTDPDTTHIIKALKSLDFFVLQELFMTETAQYADVILPGVSYAEKEGTFTNTERRVQRVRKAVTVPGEMRLDTDIIIDLMNRMGYPQPHLTSAQIMDEIASLTPSFAGISHERLDSEEVHGQGLQWPCTSKDHPGTPIMHVGKFSRGLGWFYPAKYVPSAELPDEEYPIILMTGRILYHYTTRAMTGKTPELMEIEGKSFIEMNIVDADKLGIKNGDKVRVSSRRGSIESTARVGTKTSPGESWMPFHFPDGNANWLTNAALDKYARIPEYKVCAIKIEKA, from the coding sequence ATGATTCATTTGACAATAGATGGAATTCCTGTAGAAGTGGAAAAAGGTACGACCATTCTGCAGGCTGCCAGACAGATCGGAGTGGAGATTCCTACACTCTGCTATCTGGAAGATGTATTGCCGGATGGTTCCTGTCGTTTGTGCGTGGTAGAAGTAACAAACAATGGAAGAACCAAATTTGATACGGCATGTACACTTCGCTGCTCAGAGGGTGATGAAGTACAGACAATGTCAGAGAAGGTAGTTGCATATCGTAAAGATACCCTTGACCTCCTTCTTTCTGACCATCGTGTACACTGCTTCTCCTGTGAGGCAAACGGTGACTGTAAATTACAGGACTACTGTTTTGAATATGGTGTGACTGAGACAAGCTATCCCGGTGAAATGAAGGATATGCCGATAGATGATACCAATAAATTCTTTACCTATGATCCAAGCCTGTGTATTCTCTGCCATCGCTGCGTGAATACATGTAAGGAGATTGTGGGAAGAGGTGCCATCGACACTATGGATCGTGGTTTCCAGTCAGTGATCGGTGCACATTACAAACATAAATGGAACGAAGGTATCTGTGAATCCTGCGGTAACTGTGTACAGGCCTGTCCGACAGGTGCACTGACCATGAAGCGCAGAAAGAAATACCGTCCGTACCAGATTGACAAGAAGGTTCTGACTACCTGTCCTCACTGTGCAACAGGCTGCCAGTATTATCTCCTTGTAAAAGACGGAAAGATCGTAGATACAGAAGCTGTAAACGGACCGTCCAACAAAGGGCTGCTCTGTGTTAAGGGACGCAGCGGATGTTTCGATTTCGTACAGTCACCGGAGCGTATTAAATATCCGCTGATCAAGAATAAAGAGACAGGTGAATTCGAACGTGCAACATGGGATGAGGCCCTGGATCTTGTTGCTTCCAAATTTATGGAGATCAGGAAACAGTACGGCTCTGATTCCCTTGCAGGTTTTGCATGCTCCAGATCACCTAATGAAGATATTTACATGGTACAGAAGATGGTTCGCTGCTGCTTCGGCACCAACAATACAGACAACTGTGCACGTGTATGTCATTCCGCATCTGTAGCAGGTCTTGCGATGACTCTTGGCTCAGGTGCCATGACAAACCCAATTGAGGATATCACAAAGAATGCAGATCTGATCATGCTGGTTGGTTCCAACCCTGAGGAAGCACATCCTGTAGTCGGCATGCAGATCCGTCAGGCTATCAAGAGAGGCTGTAAGCTGATCGTAGTTGATCCTCGTGATATCGGTCTGGCTAAGAAAGCAGATATCCATCTGAAACTGAAACCTGGTACAAATGTTGCTTTTGCAAACGGCATCATGAATGTGATCCTTTCTGAAGGTCTTCAGGATGACAAGTTCATTGCAGAGCGTACCGAAGGTTTTGAAGAATTAAAGGAAATCGTAAAAGATTACACACCTGAGAAGGTAGCTGAAATCTGCCACATTGACGCAGACGATCTGAGAAAAGCAGCGATCATGTATGCAAAAGCTGACCGCGCTCCAATCATCTACTGTCTTGGTGTAACCGAACATTCCACAGGTACAGAGGGCGTTATGTCCATGTCCAATATGGCAATGATGGTTGGTAAGCTTGGACGTGAAGGCTGTGGTGTTAACCCGCTTCGTGGACAGAATAACGTACAGGGTGCCTGCGATATGGGTGCTCAGCCGAATGTGTATCCCGGATATCAGAAGGTTACTGATCCTGCAGTTCGTGAGAAATTCGAGAAAGCATGGGGTGTAAAACTTGATCCGAATATAGGAACTCATGCAACTGATGTATTCCCGAAAGCAATCACAGGCGAGATCAAAGGTCTGTATATCTATGGTGAGGACCCGGTAGTTACTGATCCGGATACCACACACATTATCAAAGCATTAAAGAGTCTTGATTTCTTTGTACTTCAGGAACTTTTCATGACAGAGACAGCTCAGTATGCAGATGTTATCCTTCCTGGTGTAAGCTATGCAGAGAAAGAGGGTACATTTACCAATACAGAGCGCCGCGTACAGAGAGTCCGCAAGGCTGTCACAGTACCTGGAGAGATGAGACTGGATACAGATATTATTATTGATCTGATGAACCGCATGGGATATCCGCAGCCACATCTGACTTCTGCTCAGATCATGGATGAGATCGCATCCCTGACACCGAGCTTCGCAGGTATCAGCCATGAACGTCTTGACAGTGAAGAAGTTCATGGACAGGGACTTCAGTGGCCATGTACCTCCAAGGATCATCCGGGAACACCGATCATGCATGTTGGTAAATTCTCCCGTGGTCTTGGCTGGTTCTACCCTGCAAAATATGTACCGTCAGCAGAGCTTCCGGATGAGGAATATCCGATCATCCTTATGACAGGACGTATTCTGTATCATTATACAACAAGAGCCATGACGGGAAAGACACCTGAGCTTATGGAGATCGAAGGTAAGTCATTTATCGAAATGAACATCGTAGATGCCGATAAGCTGGGTATCAAAAACGGTGATAAAGTCAGAGTTTCTTCCAGACGAGGATCCATTGAATCTACCGCACGTGTAGGTACGAAGACCTCACCGGGTGAGAGCTGGATGCCATTCCACTTCCCGGATGGAAATGCAAACTGGCTGACCAACGCCGCACTTGACAAATACGCAAGAATTCCTGAATATAAGGTATGCGCAATTAAGATTGAGAAAGCATAA
- the mobB gene encoding molybdopterin-guanine dinucleotide biosynthesis protein B: MERKRIFAISGVKNSGKTTLICRLLEIFKDKGLKVAVLKHDGHDFVPDVPGTDTYCQLQSGAYGTAVFSAGKYMLVKQQPQISEKELAEFFPEADLILLEGFKYSTYPKIEIIRKGNSAESVCNPKKLMAIATNLDAEEREALSVLENIPFFELDNAECIAEFILSDYFR; the protein is encoded by the coding sequence GTGGAAAGAAAAAGAATATTTGCAATCAGCGGTGTAAAGAATTCAGGGAAAACAACTCTGATCTGCAGGCTTTTGGAGATTTTTAAAGACAAGGGCCTTAAAGTGGCGGTGTTGAAGCATGACGGGCATGATTTCGTGCCGGACGTACCGGGAACGGATACATACTGTCAGCTTCAGTCCGGAGCCTACGGCACAGCAGTTTTTTCAGCAGGCAAATATATGCTGGTAAAACAGCAGCCGCAGATTTCCGAAAAAGAGCTGGCAGAATTTTTTCCGGAGGCAGATCTGATCTTACTGGAAGGATTTAAATACAGTACTTATCCGAAAATTGAGATTATCCGTAAGGGAAATTCGGCAGAAAGTGTCTGCAATCCAAAGAAACTGATGGCGATCGCCACCAATCTGGATGCAGAGGAAAGAGAAGCATTGTCTGTACTGGAAAATATTCCATTCTTTGAACTGGACAATGCAGAGTGTATTGCAGAATTTATTCTGTCGGATTATTTCCGGTAA